The following proteins come from a genomic window of Polyangiaceae bacterium:
- a CDS encoding WYL domain-containing protein, translated as MVSARGAYQYSELQLRTLRAWLRAADERPRIAVRFRYRSPSAEPGLRVVWPLGVVIRDLAHVYLAGVPAEAQSPRDVRTYLLERVESRGKGRAIDVLRGADATRPPDGLDRVRVESAIDLPFSMFPADEGDAVTVRVRVCAEQAPYIVGRRWHSRQKIRRFRDGEVEIRFGPANRREVEAWVRQWGDGVLEWDSA; from the coding sequence GTGGTTTCGGCACGGGGTGCGTACCAATACTCGGAGCTCCAGCTTCGGACGCTGCGGGCCTGGCTGCGCGCAGCGGACGAGCGGCCGCGCATCGCGGTGCGATTCCGCTACCGAAGCCCGAGCGCGGAACCGGGCCTTCGCGTCGTCTGGCCACTGGGCGTCGTGATTCGCGATCTCGCCCACGTTTACCTCGCCGGCGTGCCCGCCGAAGCGCAGAGCCCTCGGGACGTGCGCACCTATCTCCTCGAACGCGTCGAATCGCGCGGGAAAGGACGGGCGATCGACGTGCTGCGAGGCGCGGATGCGACGCGGCCTCCCGACGGGCTCGATCGCGTGCGCGTGGAGAGCGCCATCGACCTACCGTTCAGCATGTTTCCCGCCGACGAGGGCGACGCCGTGACCGTGCGCGTGCGCGTCTGCGCCGAGCAAGCGCCCTACATCGTCGGCCGCCGATGGCACAGCCGCCAGAAGATCCGTCGCTTCCGCGACGGTGAGGTCGAGATCCGTTTTGGGCCGGCCAATCGTCGCGAGGTGGAGGCGTGGGTGCGGCAGTGGGGGGATGGGGTTTTGGAGTGGGATTCTGCTTAG